Within Spodoptera frugiperda isolate SF20-4 chromosome 22, AGI-APGP_CSIRO_Sfru_2.0, whole genome shotgun sequence, the genomic segment tagattcaactgtctttttaggtataactctggacgctaagctacagtgggctccacacgtagataagttgtcgaaaagactcagctctgcagcatatgccgttaaaaaaattagaaatttgaccgatgtaaatacagcgcgattagtatactttagttattttcatagtatcatgtcatatggtatcctcctgtgtcagaaaagagccattcgatcaatttataatcttagtccgaggcactctcttagggaactatttaaagaaattaatatattgactgttccttctcaatacatttatgaaaatgtagtgtatgctcacaaaaacattaatttattcaaaaagtattgtgatatacataatataaacactagaagtaaaaacaaatatattgttcccactactagacttaagaaaataagtggttcgttcagatgtcaatgcatacgcttttacaataaaattcccagcgatattcaaagtttgagcctgaataaatttaaaaatgttattaaagaaaaactgtatagtaaagctttttataaaattaaagactacttagatgatagtcaggcttgggagtgagccgctataatgtccacacaggtcatgttgacatgtttgtaacacaagttacatttttatacaatttgacatgatatacatatattaatatcattcgatatttttttgttttcacatattatttttaaaattgttagtttgaggaccgtgcgagagtttgcctagtcatttcacctttagttaattatattctgacagtgtgagcatttgtgtggcctacccaaatgttcttttggtaggtattgttcgtcggatcattcagcaacagccgtcagctgagctcattgtaaactgacacatgcgtgctgccatctgaacaggtccgctcatactgctgtggttctttcctcaaaagaccactacagaataaacttgcacggttctccgacatctttaattgattttgtctggactttaaaagagactatgacctctgagtttgtttcggcatttcttctcagagtagtcggataggaaatgccggcctcatctagctatttgaaatattgacgtgtaaaagtgttattttataatctatttacagaaataaatatcatttatcattttatcctattatttcaatttttaaatagattactACTTATACTCCTTGCACCCGCTGGTTATTTTGTCTGCACCAACCAAGGGTCAGACAGGCAGAAATTCAGAAAATGCCACCGGAATTATGTCCACCTATTTATTTATGGGCATaaagctttaaaataaataaatatattttttattcgatataaactaatgcttgactacaatcccacctgatggtaagtagtgatgtaatcgttgatggtgaggcgcactagtttattaagagcctattcactctagacttgaagaaATATATCTTAGATCCATTTTCACGTACATGAAAATACTTCAacctgtttgtatgtttgttccaGCAATCGCAGTCGGAACCGCCGGGCCTGCTGGACGGCATGCTCTGGCAGAACATACACCCTCTAGACGtaaaaggtatttatttatctattatataaaaataagtcgggtattccttcctgacgctataactccagaacgcacgaaccgatttccatggttttgcattcgttggaaaggtctcgggctccgtgaggtttatagcaaagaaatatcaggaaaaaatcaagatggtggcgaaacggagttcgccaggtttgctagtttcatataaataaattatataaattcgACTGCAAGGTGTAACTGGCTTCTGGAGTTGCGAAAAACGTAaaaagttaccggggctccgactcgaaaagcgaaggcacgaggtggtttttagtcagtaagagtctgacacttccttttgcctgacccaaggcgggagaggtcattggatgatactcctcacaaaaaaaaatggtgtaactggctgccgtgcaacgaaTCGCgttttcgattcccgcacggaacaattctttgtgtgatccacaaatgtgCATCCAATAGGAACATAGccagtgtcacaccattggatGTTCTATTTGACAACTGCAGTGATTGAACAAATTATCCtcttgttttattgtattgttagtgtagcatggatttctgCAAAGTGACACCTGATTCTTATTTTTATGCCCCAAGAGGTACTACTTGGCATGCTCACTCcaccccacttttcaccatttgtttttttttattcgatataaactaatgcttgactacaatcccacctgatggtaagtagtgatgtaatcgttgatggtgaggcgcactagttttaTAAGtccctgattctattctatatataacaacacaacgtcacgactttgtatccccgaaggggtaggcagaagtgcacataataccacgtaataccgctatacaatgtacacacacttttttatctttttaccatttgtgttataagtccttgattatattctatatattattaaattgttattacctTGTACTCCAGACGAGGACGGCGAGCCGACTACGAGCGCGGACGGTGGCCACAGCGTGAAGGATGACGACTGCGTGCCGGTCAACGTGAGTCCCGCACACTATGTATACCGTCActcacttacttacttactcgTACTAACTTATTACTTACCCGTGCTTACCTATGTTTAGTCTTGCTTACCTTTGCTTATCTGTGTTTACCCGTTCTTACCTATGTTTACCCTTACTTACCTATGTGTATATTAGAACTGAagcgggatatttaccatgtttatttgtctctgagtttccgatataaatcaaatagacacaaataaatatcccgtttcaggTTCtaattagtgttagtgactatgtcagtttaGAAACTTATATTACTTATGTTGACCCTGGCTTACCTATGTTTACCCTGGCTTACCTACGTTTACCCTTTCTTAACTATTTTTACCCTTGCTTACCTatgttacctgatggtaagcaatggctgCTGCCAAttaacacccgaaacaccagagccatTACTCAATGTACTAAATGGTTTTGAGTTTGCCTTTACATTCCATACTTTGAATACTactttaacagctacgattgacTAAATTATGAGTTTAAACATCTCACTCAAATTATAGCAAcaacacgccttttatccccgaagtggtaggcagatgTAAACATTACGCCACCTAATGCtcatatacaatgtacacccacttttcaccatttgtgttataagtcccatgtaatagtgagtgagcctattgccatatactggacacaattccagactccgtgctactactgagagaaattatcgaaaatccgaaaaaagcccagtaatactttacccgacccgggaattgaacccgagactccttgtccgacagtcactcactcaaactaacaaacaaaaataaactctattccAGATGTCAAACGGTCGACTATCAAGTACGAACGAAAGCGAAGATACGATGCCGAACGTCCTCGAGCCCCAAGTACAAATTATCCCCCAATCCTCGCCCACCCCACCCCCGCACAAACCGCTCCCCCTCACACCGCTCCCCATCCCCCCAATCCCCATCCTCACGAACCCCCTTCAAGCAATAGAACAAGCGAGAATACAACAGAAtttcttacaaaaattaaaCGAACTATCAAATACGCCATTGAATTTGAGTAATTTAGATGATATGAAGAGAAAAAATGGTCATGAAAGACAGGAGAAATCGGAAGATCAGATGAAACACGATTGTGGTACAGCTACGGAGGAGGAGAGGTTATATTTCACGGCCAAAAGACAACATGCGATATGGGAGCATGAAGCTAAAATGAAAATACTGAACATGGAGCTAAGACAGAAAGAAGAAATTTTTTCGTTGCAAAAACAACTGTTTCTCATCGAGTTACGGTTGAAAATGGATTTCCTTGAGAAGGCCGGCGCTAAATGATGGGGTGAGTAGCTTTGACAAGGTTTATTTAACTTGTaaggtatgtgtgtgtgtgtgtgtgtgtgtgggtgtgtgagtgagtgagtgagtcagtgaGCGATTGAGTGAGTGAGCGAGTGAGTGAGTGGgagagtgagtgagtgagtgtgtgtgtgtgtgtgtgtgtgtgtggtgcTCAATTTAAATCTGAGGTTTAggtatatctaaatataatatcCTATTTATTGGCATTATTATAACTGCCTTAACCGTATGGTGACAGACAGAGTAGTACACATTTTCCACCACTCCTACTCTCGccgcgggtgtcatatacccgactaagggactacacattagacagagaccgggcagcagcgctctctgataaacctgaaccttttatact encodes:
- the LOC118279757 gene encoding uncharacterized protein LOC118279757 isoform X4, with protein sequence MSTRNTATSFRARRGHKERSKNFTELEKRTVLELIAHHRDVLRQGRSNNATNRSKQLVWSTICEEVNKRCGGDRPRTPAQVKMWYENYKKKCKMRAHDTQQSQSEPPGLLDGMLWQNIHPLDVKDEDGEPTTSADGGHSVKDDDCVPVNMSNGRLSSTNESEDTMPNVLEPQVQIIPQSSPTPPPHKPLPLTPLPIPPIPILTNPLQAIEQARIQQNFLQKLNELSNTPLNLSNLDDMKRKNGHERQEKSEDQMKHDCGTATEEERLYFTAKRQHAIWEHEAKMKILNMELRQKEEIFSLQKQLFLIELRLKMDFLEKAGAK
- the LOC118279757 gene encoding uncharacterized protein LOC118279757 isoform X2, which gives rise to MVQEILCRALYQSDMSTRNTATSFRARRGHKERSKNFTELEKRTVLELIAHHRDVLRQGRSNNATNRSKQLVWSTICEEVNKRCGGDRPRTPAQVKMWYENYKKKCKMRAHDTQQSQSEPPGLLDGMLWQNIHPLDVKDEDGEPTTSADGGHSVKDDDCVPVNMSNGRLSSTNESEDTMPNVLEPQVQIIPQSSPTPPPHKPLPLTPLPIPPIPILTNPLQAIEQARIQQNFLQKLNELSNTPLNLSNLDDMKRKNGHERQEKSEDQMKHDCGTATEEERLYFTAKRQHAIWEHEAKMKILNMELRQKEEIFSLQKQLFLIELRLKMDFLEKAGAK
- the LOC118279757 gene encoding uncharacterized protein LOC118279757 isoform X3; translation: MSTRNTATSFRARRGHKERSKNFTELEKRTVLELIAHHRDVLRQGRSNNATNRSKQLVWSTICEEVNKRCGGDRPRTPAQVKMWYENYKKKCKMRAHDTQQSQSEPPGLLDGMLWQNIHPLDVKDEDGEPTTSADGGHSVKDDDCVPVNVSPAHYMSNGRLSSTNESEDTMPNVLEPQVQIIPQSSPTPPPHKPLPLTPLPIPPIPILTNPLQAIEQARIQQNFLQKLNELSNTPLNLSNLDDMKRKNGHERQEKSEDQMKHDCGTATEEERLYFTAKRQHAIWEHEAKMKILNMELRQKEEIFSLQKQLFLIELRLKMDFLEKAGAK
- the LOC118279757 gene encoding uncharacterized protein LOC118279757 isoform X1, with product MVQEILCRALYQSDMSTRNTATSFRARRGHKERSKNFTELEKRTVLELIAHHRDVLRQGRSNNATNRSKQLVWSTICEEVNKRCGGDRPRTPAQVKMWYENYKKKCKMRAHDTQQSQSEPPGLLDGMLWQNIHPLDVKDEDGEPTTSADGGHSVKDDDCVPVNVSPAHYMSNGRLSSTNESEDTMPNVLEPQVQIIPQSSPTPPPHKPLPLTPLPIPPIPILTNPLQAIEQARIQQNFLQKLNELSNTPLNLSNLDDMKRKNGHERQEKSEDQMKHDCGTATEEERLYFTAKRQHAIWEHEAKMKILNMELRQKEEIFSLQKQLFLIELRLKMDFLEKAGAK